From the Brevibacillus choshinensis genome, one window contains:
- a CDS encoding DUF4183 domain-containing protein, with amino-acid sequence MQTRKVTSVRPLLFAPLGCPDIFPGKVNQNQLLQTEMYYYSAIANGAARLFTDQDRLLEYDSSVIMDPDQVSYMNLFVNGMLQPPILYEVRRGTLLLKSTDVPQAGVLIMLQFVKILLPLE; translated from the coding sequence ATGCAGACTAGAAAGGTCACATCAGTGAGGCCGCTGCTTTTTGCCCCGTTAGGATGTCCGGATATTTTCCCTGGAAAGGTCAATCAAAATCAACTGCTACAGACAGAAATGTATTACTACTCTGCGATCGCCAACGGGGCAGCTCGCCTATTTACAGACCAAGACCGATTGCTTGAATATGATTCTTCTGTAATCATGGACCCGGACCAAGTCTCCTACATGAATCTATTTGTTAACGGAATGCTGCAACCCCCGATCCTTTATGAAGTGAGAAGGGGGACACTTCTCCTGAAATCAACAGACGTTCCCCAGGCGGGTGTCTTGATCATGCTGCAATTCGTGAAAATCTTATTGCCTTTGGAATGA
- a CDS encoding DUF4183 domain-containing protein — translation MALEIMKIVVGASTVTNVVPTATRLFRQLPSLVTGPATLSIDAADFLQDDGTAATTLPTLAANNSYYNVYINGVLQMSGLSVYTPGGTGVGSLAITVGAGETIALGTVVVLEIISYAPTSTTTITG, via the coding sequence ATGGCACTTGAGATCATGAAAATTGTCGTAGGAGCATCGACGGTAACGAACGTTGTACCGACTGCGACACGACTGTTTCGTCAATTACCATCGTTGGTGACAGGCCCGGCAACCTTGAGCATCGATGCAGCTGATTTTCTGCAAGATGATGGCACGGCAGCGACGACCTTGCCGACTTTGGCTGCAAACAACAGCTACTACAATGTATACATTAACGGTGTGCTGCAAATGAGCGGACTTTCCGTCTACACGCCAGGGGGTACTGGTGTAGGTAGTCTGGCAATCACTGTAGGAGCAGGAGAAACCATTGCACTCGGCACCGTAGTCGTGTTGGAAATCATCAGCTACGCTCCCACGTCTACCACAACGATTACTGGATAA
- a CDS encoding methyl-accepting chemotaxis protein, with translation MFVKGISIRFKLVLTILIITMVPLMTVGYLQFENARTAVYELTVTDLQYITDMKTRELAPYTQDANVFEGNKQKISEIIGEVSERYYKPNGMNGYAYIIDAEGNAIFHPDPAVQNTSLAQEGFMQEILAKKKGWLEYDFQGLTKLTVFQELPNGWILVIGSFQDDLLKTIEDSRSLMFLLNLASAIVALVAGIFIVNKLVRPLKELVAVMKEAEAGNLTGVVQVRSRDEVGALSAMYNEMMGGFRNMLQEVQHVSQQVAASSEELTASASESARASEQISAASSEIANGSDQQKQTVFETTHFLHRIGNDIQEIAKSTDHVNSDANQAFQLAKDGENKLSLLVQEMDQITSHVRQTEQVVRELGIQSEKIMGIITIIRQISDQTNLLALNAAIEAARAGEQGRSFAVVAQEVRKLAEQSGQAAEEIASLIHTTHNEIQEAVTAMGSTTEAVQEGRGGVASAGESFQQIVIAVQDVSNQVNRMNEAAQAIHHDTEKLVGNSDRIAHLAETAAHDTQEVAAASEEQTATTEEMTAAAETLAQMAERLSEQVKRFTI, from the coding sequence ATGTTCGTCAAGGGTATCTCAATTCGCTTCAAACTCGTACTCACGATCCTGATTATTACGATGGTCCCGTTGATGACTGTCGGCTACCTGCAGTTTGAAAACGCTCGTACAGCCGTCTATGAGCTCACTGTGACCGATTTACAATACATAACGGATATGAAGACAAGAGAGTTGGCTCCCTATACACAGGATGCCAATGTGTTCGAAGGAAACAAACAGAAAATTAGTGAAATCATTGGGGAAGTATCCGAGCGCTATTACAAGCCAAATGGTATGAACGGATATGCCTATATTATCGATGCAGAAGGAAATGCCATTTTTCATCCGGATCCGGCCGTGCAGAACACATCGCTCGCACAGGAAGGATTCATGCAAGAAATATTGGCAAAGAAGAAGGGCTGGCTGGAATACGATTTCCAGGGCTTGACCAAGCTGACGGTCTTTCAGGAGCTTCCAAACGGTTGGATTCTGGTGATTGGAAGTTTCCAGGATGATCTGCTGAAAACAATCGAAGACAGTCGCTCGCTCATGTTTCTTCTCAATCTAGCCAGTGCCATCGTCGCACTGGTTGCAGGAATTTTCATCGTCAACAAACTAGTGCGACCACTAAAAGAACTGGTAGCGGTTATGAAGGAAGCGGAAGCAGGGAATTTGACGGGGGTTGTACAGGTTCGTTCTCGGGATGAAGTCGGGGCTTTGTCAGCGATGTACAATGAAATGATGGGAGGCTTCCGTAACATGCTACAAGAGGTACAACATGTGTCTCAGCAAGTGGCCGCCTCTTCTGAGGAATTGACGGCGAGTGCTTCCGAAAGTGCTCGTGCTTCCGAACAGATCTCTGCCGCTTCTTCGGAAATTGCCAATGGTTCTGACCAGCAGAAACAGACCGTTTTTGAAACGACGCATTTCCTTCATCGCATCGGTAATGATATTCAAGAAATCGCTAAGTCGACAGATCATGTCAATAGCGATGCGAACCAAGCATTTCAATTGGCCAAAGATGGCGAGAATAAGCTGAGCTTGTTGGTTCAGGAAATGGACCAGATTACGAGCCATGTACGCCAAACAGAACAAGTCGTTCGTGAGTTGGGGATCCAATCAGAAAAAATTATGGGGATCATTACGATCATTCGCCAAATCTCAGATCAAACGAACCTGCTGGCACTCAATGCAGCGATCGAAGCAGCACGGGCTGGAGAGCAAGGACGTAGCTTTGCAGTGGTTGCCCAGGAAGTACGTAAGCTGGCAGAGCAATCAGGACAGGCTGCGGAGGAAATCGCCAGCTTGATTCATACCACACATAATGAGATTCAGGAAGCAGTCACCGCGATGGGATCGACTACGGAGGCAGTCCAGGAAGGACGAGGTGGTGTAGCCTCCGCAGGAGAAAGCTTCCAGCAAATAGTAATCGCTGTACAAGATGTGAGCAATCAGGTGAACCGGATGAATGAAGCGGCACAGGCCATCCACCACGATACGGAGAAATTAGTAGGGAATTCCGATCGCATTGCTCATTTGGCTGAAACAGCGGCACATGACACGCAGGAAGTAGCGGCTGCTTCTGAAGAACAGACTGCAACAACCGAAGAGATGACAGCCGCGGCTGAGACATTGGCGCAGATGGCAGAACGGTTGTCAGAACAGGTAAAACGATTTACAATCTAA
- the recD2 gene encoding SF1B family DNA helicase RecD2 has protein sequence MEDQQTISLFAETYIRGFVTQEIFYNEETWYGVIRLKIEETTESFKESEVVIVGNFPRPHPDELYTFYGDWKTHARFGQQYVARRYERETPKTIAGVERYLASGLFQGIGKKMAKRIVEQLGVDALTIIADYPERLAEVQGISESRAKIIYDSVIEHRSLESAMVFLYDFGIGVNMALRIYQTYKLETLTILKEEPYRLIEDVQGFGFKRADDIARSTGIAASSEERVKAAALFTLQEASYSEGHVYLPIDELCEKTMRLLDECGGHAFAADEITQSVEALFVASKIAWEDDRVYLPSLFFAELGLAKRLRHFSNRDQFASFPTSEYYRAIGAVEDELAITYAQTQRDAIEQAITSGLMLLTGGPGTGKTTVIRGICRVFSQLHGLSLDLRKYSEDNPFPIVLVAPTGRAAKRMTETTGLPAMTIHRLLGYKGESFEHDAEHPIRGRLLIIDEMSMVDIWLANQLFRAIPDEMQIIMVGDPDQLPSVGPGNVLQDMIRSGLLPLAQLTEIYRQAEESTIIRLAHDVRKGNVPSDLLHTTPDRRFFTSSPQDVPEAVKQICFGAVKKGYTAKDVQVLAPIYKGNAGVNRLNEELQELFNPKTAQKRQVTFGETAFRTGDKVLQLVNNAEEQVFNGDMGEIVAIFFPNENAENEEMLVVSFDGREVTYKRSAYHQLTLAYCCSVHKSQGSEFPIVVMPFVKSYYRMLRRKLVYTGITRSKSFLIMCGEPDAFRAAVETDEEGVRYSYLEERLKLE, from the coding sequence ATGGAGGATCAGCAAACAATTTCCCTGTTTGCCGAAACATACATTCGTGGGTTTGTTACACAAGAAATTTTTTACAACGAGGAAACGTGGTACGGAGTCATCCGTCTAAAGATAGAAGAGACAACCGAATCCTTCAAGGAATCAGAAGTGGTGATTGTCGGTAATTTTCCACGTCCTCATCCAGATGAGCTATATACGTTTTACGGAGATTGGAAGACGCATGCCCGCTTTGGTCAACAGTATGTGGCCAGACGTTACGAACGGGAAACACCCAAGACCATTGCAGGTGTCGAGCGATATTTAGCGAGTGGACTCTTTCAAGGTATTGGGAAGAAGATGGCGAAGCGCATTGTGGAGCAGCTGGGAGTAGATGCTCTGACGATCATTGCAGATTATCCGGAGCGCCTGGCAGAAGTGCAAGGAATCTCTGAGTCACGCGCCAAGATCATCTACGATTCCGTCATCGAGCATCGCTCCCTGGAGAGTGCGATGGTCTTTCTGTACGATTTTGGTATTGGTGTCAACATGGCTTTGCGTATTTACCAGACGTACAAACTGGAGACCTTGACCATCCTCAAGGAAGAGCCATACCGTCTCATCGAGGATGTACAGGGGTTCGGTTTCAAACGGGCGGATGATATCGCACGTTCAACTGGAATTGCTGCATCGTCCGAGGAGCGGGTAAAGGCTGCAGCCTTGTTCACTTTGCAGGAGGCTTCGTATTCAGAAGGACATGTGTATCTGCCTATAGACGAGCTCTGTGAAAAAACGATGAGACTGTTGGATGAGTGTGGCGGTCATGCCTTCGCAGCGGATGAGATTACGCAGTCTGTAGAAGCACTGTTCGTTGCAAGCAAAATCGCATGGGAAGACGATCGGGTTTACTTGCCCTCCCTATTTTTCGCGGAGCTCGGTCTCGCGAAAAGACTCCGCCATTTTTCGAACAGAGATCAATTCGCGTCGTTTCCTACCTCCGAGTATTATCGCGCGATTGGAGCCGTCGAGGATGAGCTGGCCATCACATATGCACAGACGCAGCGTGATGCGATCGAACAAGCGATTACCTCCGGGTTGATGCTGTTGACAGGTGGTCCAGGTACAGGGAAGACGACAGTCATCAGAGGGATATGTCGCGTATTTTCGCAGCTGCATGGCTTGTCCTTGGACTTGAGAAAGTACAGCGAAGACAATCCGTTTCCCATTGTACTTGTCGCACCGACAGGGCGTGCTGCGAAACGGATGACTGAGACGACGGGACTACCAGCCATGACGATCCATCGCCTGCTCGGCTACAAAGGGGAAAGCTTTGAGCACGACGCAGAACATCCGATTCGGGGACGCTTATTGATTATCGATGAGATGTCGATGGTCGATATTTGGCTGGCGAATCAGTTGTTTCGAGCAATACCAGATGAGATGCAAATCATCATGGTGGGAGATCCGGATCAGTTGCCTTCTGTCGGTCCAGGCAATGTGCTGCAGGACATGATTCGCTCAGGGTTGCTGCCGTTAGCACAGCTGACAGAGATTTACCGACAAGCCGAAGAGTCAACGATTATCCGTCTGGCCCATGACGTGCGAAAAGGAAATGTACCGTCAGATTTGCTCCATACAACCCCGGATCGGCGATTTTTCACAAGTTCGCCACAAGATGTACCGGAAGCAGTGAAACAAATTTGCTTTGGGGCCGTAAAAAAAGGATATACGGCAAAAGATGTACAAGTTCTGGCCCCTATCTATAAAGGTAACGCTGGTGTAAACCGGTTAAATGAAGAACTGCAGGAGCTGTTTAATCCAAAGACTGCCCAGAAACGGCAAGTGACGTTCGGAGAAACGGCTTTCCGCACGGGTGACAAAGTCCTGCAGTTAGTGAACAATGCCGAAGAACAGGTGTTCAACGGTGATATGGGTGAGATTGTTGCGATTTTTTTCCCGAACGAAAACGCAGAGAACGAAGAGATGCTGGTCGTATCCTTTGACGGCCGGGAAGTAACGTACAAACGTTCGGCTTATCATCAGCTGACGCTGGCGTATTGTTGCTCCGTCCATAAGTCACAAGGAAGCGAATTTCCGATCGTGGTCATGCCGTTTGTAAAAAGCTATTACCGAATGCTCAGGCGCAAGCTCGTTTACACGGGGATAACGCGGAGTAAATCTTTCCTCATCATGTGCGGTGAGCCGGATGCGTTTCGTGCAGCTGTGGAGACAGATGAAGAGGGAGTACGGTACAGCTATCTCGAAGAGCGGCTAAAGCTCGAGTGA
- a CDS encoding PRC-barrel domain-containing protein: MRKALDVVGLPVVCLQTGETIGTVRDILCDSTWHVQGILLSEQGWFHQGTYIPTERIHAVGESCLTVSGKDAITPLPHLAGLEPVGFVTGKTKLKGKAVITASGELLGRLEDVYFSANWEKLVGYELSNGWIADVTEGRKRLSAPPSVIVGEENLIVPD; this comes from the coding sequence ATGCGCAAGGCACTGGATGTAGTCGGCTTGCCTGTCGTTTGCCTGCAAACAGGTGAGACGATCGGTACCGTCCGTGACATTCTTTGTGACTCCACTTGGCATGTACAAGGAATCTTGCTGAGCGAACAGGGCTGGTTCCATCAAGGTACCTACATTCCTACCGAACGGATTCACGCGGTAGGGGAGTCCTGCCTTACCGTATCGGGTAAAGACGCAATCACACCCTTGCCTCATCTCGCCGGTCTGGAACCTGTCGGCTTCGTGACGGGAAAGACAAAACTAAAAGGAAAAGCGGTCATTACCGCTTCCGGAGAACTCCTGGGCAGATTGGAAGACGTTTACTTTTCTGCGAACTGGGAGAAACTAGTAGGGTACGAACTGTCCAATGGCTGGATTGCGGATGTTACAGAAGGGCGAAAACGCCTGTCCGCTCCGCCTTCTGTCATCGTCGGGGAAGAAAACCTGATCGTGCCGGACTAG
- a CDS encoding TerC family protein — protein MELLFTPEFWSALLSIVVIDLVLAGDNAIVIGMAARNLPATQQKKAIIWGTVGAIVIRALATLAVVWLLKIPGLLLVGGLILVWISLKLLVQEDNHENMKASGSLGAAIWTIIVADTVMGLDNVIAVAGAAHGDFLLVIIGLVISVPIMVWGSTMILKVMERYPLVIYIGSAVLAYTASSMVTSEKFLAPFFAAYPWVKWLFIVAVVVGVLLTGRMKSQKQKRLAEQS, from the coding sequence ATGGAACTATTGTTTACCCCTGAGTTTTGGTCCGCACTACTCTCTATTGTAGTTATTGACCTAGTGTTGGCCGGTGACAACGCGATTGTCATCGGGATGGCCGCTCGAAATCTCCCTGCTACTCAGCAAAAGAAAGCGATCATTTGGGGTACAGTCGGCGCAATCGTCATACGTGCTCTGGCGACCTTGGCGGTAGTCTGGTTGCTGAAAATCCCTGGTTTGCTGCTCGTCGGTGGATTGATCCTTGTCTGGATCTCGCTGAAGCTGCTGGTACAGGAAGACAATCATGAGAACATGAAAGCGAGCGGAAGCCTCGGAGCAGCGATCTGGACGATCATCGTTGCGGACACGGTAATGGGTCTGGATAACGTAATCGCCGTCGCTGGTGCAGCACATGGTGACTTCTTGTTAGTCATCATTGGATTGGTCATCAGTGTTCCGATCATGGTATGGGGAAGCACGATGATTCTGAAGGTCATGGAGCGGTATCCGCTTGTCATCTACATCGGATCCGCAGTTCTGGCGTATACCGCTTCTAGCATGGTGACTTCAGAAAAATTCTTGGCACCGTTCTTTGCAGCATACCCTTGGGTAAAATGGTTGTTCATTGTCGCAGTTGTGGTCGGCGTACTGCTGACTGGTCGTATGAAAAGTCAGAAGCAAAAACGACTGGCAGAACAATCGTAA